One Thermogemmatispora onikobensis DNA window includes the following coding sequences:
- a CDS encoding sugar ABC transporter substrate-binding protein produces MTKMSLILLAVLGVIITACGGASSSGSGSSGSTQVAAVIKGLDNPFFQAMQRGIQDEAGTVGVSVTVQAATSITDTTGQADKLQALAGQNYGCYIVNPISGTNLVQALAPISQAGKPIINIDNPISTQAAQAAGIKISTYIGTDNVSAGQQAANEMAKLLPTGGKVALIGGIAGDVTSQQRLQGFSQGIPATIQIVQTVAADWDRQKALTAAGDILRAHPDLKGFFVANDDMALGVVRAIADAGKQGQVKVVSVDGIQDALKSIQAGQLSATVSQYPYTIGAMGVEACKAALAGKTLPTKVTAPVLVVTSDNVAQALASFPKPFSSYVDPFQDLLK; encoded by the coding sequence ATGACAAAGATGAGCCTGATCCTGCTGGCGGTGCTTGGCGTGATCATCACAGCCTGTGGCGGAGCCAGTAGCAGCGGGAGCGGAAGCAGTGGAAGCACGCAAGTTGCAGCCGTGATCAAAGGGCTAGACAACCCGTTCTTCCAGGCTATGCAGCGAGGCATTCAAGACGAAGCCGGGACCGTAGGTGTGTCTGTTACTGTTCAGGCTGCCACGAGTATCACGGACACCACTGGCCAGGCGGACAAGCTTCAGGCCCTCGCGGGCCAGAACTACGGCTGTTACATTGTTAACCCTATCAGTGGCACCAACCTTGTTCAGGCGCTTGCCCCGATCTCACAGGCTGGCAAACCGATTATCAACATCGATAATCCTATCAGCACGCAGGCAGCCCAGGCGGCTGGCATCAAGATCAGCACCTACATTGGAACAGACAATGTCAGTGCCGGCCAGCAGGCGGCCAACGAGATGGCCAAACTGCTACCAACAGGGGGTAAAGTGGCCCTGATTGGGGGCATTGCCGGAGACGTGACCAGCCAGCAGCGTCTCCAGGGTTTTAGCCAGGGTATTCCTGCCACGATCCAGATCGTGCAGACAGTGGCAGCAGACTGGGATCGCCAGAAAGCGCTGACCGCTGCTGGTGATATTCTGCGCGCTCACCCGGACCTCAAAGGCTTTTTTGTCGCCAACGATGACATGGCTCTTGGGGTCGTCCGGGCCATTGCGGACGCTGGGAAACAGGGTCAGGTCAAGGTGGTCAGCGTCGACGGCATCCAGGATGCCCTGAAATCCATTCAAGCGGGTCAGCTCTCAGCAACCGTTTCTCAGTACCCCTATACGATTGGAGCAATGGGGGTCGAGGCCTGCAAGGCGGCGTTGGCAGGCAAAACCCTGCCGACCAAAGTCACTGCTCCGGTGCTCGTAGTGACCAGCGATAATGTTGCTCAGGCTCTGGCTAGCTTCCCCAAGCCGTTCAGCAGCTATGTCGATCCCTTCCAAGACCTCCTTAAGTAG
- a CDS encoding ABC transporter permease codes for MEQSNTSVTALPVQAERLSWRERLSDPEFWINWTAVIALAVLIIIFGIASPAFLSFGNIRAVLVAAALLVILTVGQTFVILTGGIDLSLASTMTWAGVVLGQVVAHGGPIGLACLSAIVAGLLVGLINGLLVAWGRIPDFIATLGTLSAASGAALIFSNGEPVTLVSTFLLQLATGSLGPLPYFVLIALLVVLLGHFLLFYTRFGTHLLATGGDAEAARAMGIRTAGIKLAAYLLAGGLAGLAAILFTARIGAAEPAVDTSYLLNSVAAVVLGGVSLFGGRGTIAGPAAGALLLTVLVNGLTLLGLSQFYQPVVVGLAVVLAALLVRYWR; via the coding sequence ATGGAACAGAGCAACACCTCAGTGACAGCGCTTCCGGTGCAGGCCGAGCGACTGAGCTGGAGAGAGCGGCTCAGCGATCCCGAGTTCTGGATCAACTGGACAGCGGTGATTGCCCTGGCGGTGCTAATCATCATCTTTGGGATCGCCTCACCGGCATTCTTAAGCTTCGGCAATATCCGCGCTGTGCTGGTGGCCGCAGCTCTCCTGGTGATCCTGACGGTGGGGCAGACCTTTGTCATCCTGACGGGAGGCATCGATCTCTCTTTGGCATCTACCATGACCTGGGCTGGCGTGGTCCTGGGGCAGGTCGTCGCCCACGGAGGCCCGATCGGACTGGCCTGCCTCTCGGCCATCGTTGCCGGCCTGCTCGTGGGTCTCATCAATGGCCTGCTGGTTGCCTGGGGGCGGATTCCCGATTTCATAGCGACGCTCGGCACGCTCAGCGCCGCCTCTGGGGCAGCCCTGATCTTCTCCAATGGTGAGCCGGTGACACTTGTCAGCACCTTCCTGCTTCAGCTCGCCACAGGCTCACTTGGCCCGTTGCCCTACTTTGTCCTGATCGCCCTACTTGTGGTATTGCTGGGACATTTCTTACTCTTTTACACGCGCTTTGGGACCCACCTGCTAGCCACTGGGGGCGATGCTGAGGCGGCTCGCGCTATGGGCATTCGTACTGCGGGGATTAAGCTGGCTGCCTACCTGCTGGCAGGTGGCCTGGCCGGTTTGGCTGCCATCCTCTTCACGGCGCGCATTGGCGCTGCCGAACCGGCGGTCGATACCAGCTACTTGCTCAATTCTGTAGCGGCAGTAGTCCTGGGAGGCGTCAGTCTCTTTGGAGGGCGTGGCACCATAGCCGGTCCTGCTGCTGGCGCGCTCTTACTCACGGTGCTCGTCAACGGGCTGACCTTACTTGGACTCTCACAATTCTACCAACCGGTGGTGGTTGGTTTGGCGGTCGTGTTGGCCGCCTTGCTGGTGAGGTACTGGCGATGA
- a CDS encoding ATP-binding cassette domain-containing protein, whose translation MSPTEFERVFSAPQTPERTPTPGAPPGSGVPGPAEVLLLVERVSKHFGAIVALHEVTLWARRGEITAIVGDNGAGKSTLIKCISGLHSPSSGRLFFEGKEVHFASPQEARQAGIETVYQNLAMIEDLTVWQNLFLNRERVKRLGPLAILDRRAMRREALRMLRQFEVHLPSIHARLRQLSGGQRQAIAIARAASWGSRLLIMDEPTAALGVRETRRVEELILRLRDQGLAILLISHNFEQVLRLSQQVWVMRSGRVVGGRRTSETTSDELVAMITGVKSDE comes from the coding sequence ATGAGTCCTACGGAATTTGAACGTGTTTTTTCTGCTCCTCAGACTCCGGAGCGTACCCCTACTCCAGGCGCTCCGCCTGGCTCTGGCGTGCCTGGTCCTGCTGAGGTATTGCTCCTGGTGGAGCGCGTTAGCAAGCATTTTGGGGCCATCGTGGCGCTGCATGAAGTGACGCTGTGGGCGCGACGTGGAGAGATCACGGCCATTGTCGGGGACAACGGTGCAGGCAAATCGACCTTGATTAAATGCATCTCGGGCCTGCACTCTCCGAGCAGCGGGCGCCTCTTCTTTGAGGGGAAAGAGGTGCATTTTGCCTCTCCCCAGGAAGCGCGTCAGGCAGGCATCGAGACAGTCTATCAGAACCTGGCTATGATTGAAGATCTCACGGTCTGGCAGAATCTCTTTCTCAACCGCGAGCGAGTCAAGCGTCTGGGACCCTTAGCGATTCTGGATCGCCGGGCAATGCGCCGTGAGGCCCTGCGGATGCTCCGGCAATTTGAGGTTCATCTGCCTTCCATCCATGCCCGACTGCGGCAGCTCTCTGGCGGGCAGCGGCAGGCCATTGCCATCGCGCGAGCTGCAAGCTGGGGGTCGCGTCTGTTGATCATGGATGAGCCAACGGCAGCCCTGGGCGTTCGGGAGACGCGACGTGTTGAGGAGCTGATTCTTCGCCTGCGCGACCAGGGGCTGGCCATCTTGCTGATCAGCCATAACTTTGAACAGGTGCTGCGCCTCTCTCAGCAGGTGTGGGTCATGCGCAGCGGACGTGTGGTCGGAGGACGCCGGACGAGCGAGACAACGAGTGATGAACTGGTGGCGATGATCACCGGCGTCAAGAGTGATGAGTGA
- a CDS encoding sugar phosphate isomerase/epimerase family protein — protein MKQKIGIHAFVWVGGWSEEECRQALESSRTSGYDLIEIPLLEPAAIDVALTRSLLEKTGLEATCTLALTPETDISSTDEAVVARGERLLHDALAVARDLGATYLGGVIFGALTRYREPLAPAGRLNSMRVLARLAEQAAASGMQLGLEVVNRYESNFLNTAEQALSLIEEIGAPNLVVHLDTYHMNIEEENFVKPVVACGKRLGYVHVGESHRGYLGTGTVDFPAFFRALRQAGYQGPITFESFSRAQEIANLSGDLAIWRHTWTDRFDLARQARAFIAAGLEAADTHED, from the coding sequence ATGAAACAGAAAATAGGTATTCATGCCTTCGTCTGGGTGGGCGGCTGGAGTGAGGAAGAGTGTCGTCAGGCGCTCGAAAGCAGTCGCACGAGCGGCTATGATCTGATTGAGATCCCCCTGCTTGAGCCTGCCGCGATCGACGTGGCGCTGACCAGAAGCCTGTTGGAAAAGACTGGTCTCGAGGCGACGTGCACACTGGCTCTGACGCCCGAGACGGATATTTCCAGCACAGATGAAGCAGTAGTAGCACGTGGCGAACGGTTGCTGCATGATGCGCTGGCTGTGGCTCGGGATCTGGGGGCCACCTATCTTGGTGGTGTGATCTTCGGGGCCTTGACACGCTATCGGGAGCCGCTTGCTCCTGCCGGACGGCTGAACAGTATGCGGGTTCTGGCTCGTCTGGCCGAGCAGGCGGCGGCCAGTGGCATGCAACTGGGTCTCGAAGTGGTGAACCGCTATGAGAGCAATTTCCTCAATACAGCGGAGCAGGCTCTGAGCCTGATTGAGGAAATCGGTGCGCCTAATCTCGTGGTCCATCTCGATACGTATCATATGAATATTGAAGAAGAAAATTTTGTGAAGCCGGTAGTGGCCTGCGGAAAGCGGCTGGGCTATGTCCATGTGGGTGAAAGCCATCGGGGCTACCTCGGCACAGGCACAGTGGATTTCCCTGCCTTTTTCCGGGCGCTACGGCAGGCTGGTTATCAAGGGCCGATCACCTTTGAGAGCTTTTCTCGGGCACAGGAGATTGCGAACCTCTCTGGCGATCTGGCGATCTGGCGTCATACCTGGACCGACCGTTTTGACCTGGCCAGACAGGCCCGGGCTTTCATTGCAGCAGGTCTGGAGGCTGCAGACACCCACGAGGACTAG
- a CDS encoding xylulokinase gives MEGVRRKTEDKALLGIDLGTSAVKALVLEAASGRRLGEGRAEYPLLTRRPGWAEGDPEEWWRQTVVAVRMALDLVEPGQVAAIGVTGQMHGVVPVDATGNPVRAALLWPDQRAIDYLARFEQLPVQLQEQLANPFAPGMAGPLLCWLAQKEPEAFARMRWALQPKDWLRWRLTGEVATEASDASATLLYDVQRDQWATEVMEALGLPRELFAPLLPAGAPAGYLQESAARELGLRPGLPVATGAADVAASLLGAGVLAPGSLLFSLGSGAQFVLLCQEPQPDPQRRIHLYRAADERHWYRMAAVQNAGLALDWVRRALQANWTELYASSEAEVAVQEPLFFLPCLTPERPYHPRPQAAGWLHLRLGHERRHLLHAALEGVAFGMRLALEALSEGEEGGQLLVVGGGSLHPGWRQMLADILGRELWAVAEKDTAVRGAALLAGLAAGYWKDAAALEARRPPVLSVTAPGARRAVYQERYQRYRELLLSPAATVLEEREAGGIR, from the coding sequence ATGGAAGGCGTAAGAAGGAAGACTGAGGACAAAGCGCTGTTGGGCATTGATTTGGGCACCAGTGCCGTGAAAGCGCTGGTTCTGGAGGCTGCGAGCGGGCGACGGCTGGGCGAGGGGCGCGCTGAGTATCCTTTGCTTACACGTCGGCCTGGATGGGCCGAGGGTGATCCTGAAGAGTGGTGGCGACAGACAGTGGTGGCGGTGCGTATGGCCTTGGATCTCGTGGAACCAGGGCAAGTAGCGGCGATCGGAGTCACCGGGCAGATGCATGGCGTGGTTCCTGTCGATGCAACAGGGAACCCTGTGCGCGCTGCCCTGCTCTGGCCTGATCAACGAGCTATCGACTACCTGGCGCGTTTTGAACAATTGCCTGTGCAGTTGCAGGAGCAACTGGCGAATCCCTTCGCCCCTGGTATGGCCGGTCCGCTGCTTTGCTGGCTCGCTCAGAAGGAACCCGAGGCCTTTGCACGCATGCGGTGGGCCCTTCAGCCCAAAGACTGGCTCCGCTGGCGTTTGACTGGGGAAGTGGCCACCGAGGCCAGCGATGCCTCGGCGACGCTGCTCTATGATGTGCAGCGAGATCAGTGGGCGACGGAGGTCATGGAGGCCCTGGGGTTGCCAAGGGAGTTGTTTGCGCCCTTGCTCCCTGCGGGGGCGCCGGCGGGATATCTGCAGGAGTCAGCGGCCAGGGAGCTGGGACTGAGGCCGGGCCTGCCAGTGGCGACGGGAGCAGCCGATGTGGCAGCCTCGCTGCTGGGGGCTGGCGTGCTGGCACCTGGCTCGCTCTTGTTCTCGCTGGGTTCGGGAGCGCAGTTTGTGCTCCTCTGCCAGGAGCCGCAACCTGATCCCCAGCGGAGAATCCATCTCTATCGAGCGGCGGACGAGAGGCATTGGTATCGGATGGCGGCGGTGCAGAACGCCGGGCTGGCTCTGGACTGGGTGCGTCGGGCCTTGCAGGCCAATTGGACCGAGTTGTATGCCAGCAGCGAGGCGGAGGTAGCCGTCCAGGAGCCGCTCTTCTTCCTGCCCTGTCTGACGCCGGAGCGACCGTATCATCCGAGACCACAGGCTGCCGGCTGGCTCCATCTACGTCTCGGGCATGAGCGCCGCCACCTGCTCCACGCCGCTCTGGAAGGGGTGGCCTTTGGAATGCGTCTGGCCCTGGAGGCGCTCTCTGAGGGAGAGGAGGGTGGTCAGCTTCTTGTCGTCGGTGGAGGGAGCTTGCACCCTGGCTGGCGGCAAATGCTGGCGGATATCCTGGGACGGGAGCTTTGGGCTGTCGCTGAGAAGGACACGGCGGTGCGAGGGGCGGCGCTCCTGGCCGGACTCGCCGCAGGTTATTGGAAGGATGCCGCTGCTCTGGAAGCGCGGCGCCCACCGGTTCTGTCTGTGACGGCTCCTGGTGCGCGTCGAGCTGTCTATCAAGAGCGCTACCAGCGCTATCGCGAGCTGTTGCTCTCACCTGCGGCTACCGTGCTGGAGGAGCGCGAGGCAGGTGGTATACGATAG
- a CDS encoding L-rhamnose mutarotase, whose protein sequence is MQRYGQLIRLKPACIAEYERLHAAVWPDVLATIQACNIRNYSIFRYDTLLFAYFEYVGENFAADMEKMAADPVTQRWWSLCKPLQEPLPERDPGEWWLTMKEVFHCQ, encoded by the coding sequence GTGCAACGCTATGGACAGTTGATTCGCCTGAAGCCCGCTTGTATTGCCGAGTATGAGCGGCTGCATGCGGCTGTCTGGCCAGACGTGCTGGCCACAATCCAAGCCTGTAATATTCGTAACTATTCGATCTTTCGTTACGATACACTTTTGTTCGCTTATTTCGAATACGTGGGCGAGAACTTCGCTGCCGATATGGAAAAGATGGCCGCTGACCCAGTAACGCAGCGCTGGTGGAGTCTCTGCAAGCCACTGCAGGAGCCTCTTCCGGAGCGTGATCCTGGGGAATGGTGGCTGACGATGAAGGAAGTCTTTCATTGCCAGTAG
- a CDS encoding amidohydrolase family protein: MSRYIDTHQHFWNLAEVDYPWLTPESGSIYRTFTPEELEPQLKAAGIAQTVLVQSANSYADTDSMLRLADRYEWIGAVIGWVPLWEPEEAARALEGYERHPRFRGVRHLIHNEPDPDWVIQDRVIEGLRLLEAHHLIFEVVAVFPNHLKHVPLLAEHLPQLQLVIDHLAKPPIREKLWEPWASQLAAAASYPNVYAKISGLNTAAGPQWSAADLQPYIDFAIQCFGPERLMFGSDWPVCTLAGDYAQVWQETRRALARYSQAEQEAILSTTALRLYRL, from the coding sequence ATGAGCAGATACATCGATACTCATCAGCATTTCTGGAATCTCGCCGAGGTTGATTATCCCTGGCTGACTCCTGAGTCCGGCTCAATCTATCGGACGTTTACGCCAGAGGAGCTGGAGCCGCAACTGAAGGCGGCTGGCATCGCTCAGACGGTGCTGGTACAGTCGGCTAATTCCTATGCGGATACCGATTCGATGCTGCGTCTGGCCGACCGCTACGAGTGGATCGGGGCAGTCATCGGCTGGGTGCCCCTGTGGGAACCGGAGGAGGCTGCACGAGCTTTGGAAGGCTATGAGCGCCATCCGCGCTTTCGAGGGGTACGCCACTTGATCCATAACGAGCCTGATCCGGATTGGGTGATTCAAGACCGCGTCATTGAGGGATTGCGTTTGCTGGAGGCCCATCATTTGATCTTCGAGGTGGTGGCAGTTTTCCCTAACCATCTCAAGCATGTGCCTTTGCTGGCTGAGCACCTGCCTCAATTGCAGCTGGTTATTGACCATTTGGCCAAGCCTCCGATTCGTGAGAAGCTGTGGGAACCGTGGGCCTCTCAGCTGGCAGCAGCGGCCTCGTATCCGAACGTGTATGCGAAAATTTCGGGCCTGAATACAGCCGCTGGTCCCCAGTGGTCAGCTGCCGATCTGCAGCCCTACATCGATTTCGCCATCCAGTGCTTTGGCCCCGAGCGCCTGATGTTTGGCAGCGATTGGCCGGTCTGTACGCTGGCAGGAGACTATGCCCAGGTCTGGCAGGAGACACGCCGTGCGCTAGCCCGTTACAGTCAGGCAGAGCAGGAGGCAATCCTGAGTACAACGGCTCTGCGCCTCTACCGTCTCTGA
- a CDS encoding Gfo/Idh/MocA family protein yields MAQEERWPFSVEPPLPRRRDYPIAVVGAGSIVNDAHLPAYHKAGFQVIGIYDIRHERAVETAQRFAIPRVYQSLEELLASEAAIVDVAVPARENLAIARQVAASGKALLLQKPLAEDLATARAILACVEEAGIVAAVNQQARWMPAALAIRSLMRLGLLGTVYQISFLINVETPWHLWPWILEGPTVEVMYHSIHYLDTIRSLVQQEPRLLFADGTTLPGYASNGETRTLLHLIFDGHLRATVLDNHHNSGGLEDQYATLRVEGTEGTAVAELGLLKHYPTGVPDHFRYRSSHIYGGAWISPRLPGSWFPDAFIGTMASVMRGLEGEPGAPETSIRDNVRTLQLVMAAYASMRQRCPIDPATL; encoded by the coding sequence ATGGCTCAAGAGGAGCGCTGGCCATTCTCGGTAGAGCCTCCCCTGCCGCGACGACGCGACTATCCGATCGCGGTGGTTGGCGCAGGCAGTATCGTGAATGATGCCCACCTGCCTGCTTATCATAAGGCCGGTTTCCAGGTCATTGGCATTTATGATATCAGACATGAGCGAGCCGTGGAGACCGCTCAGCGTTTCGCTATTCCTAGGGTTTACCAGAGTCTGGAGGAGCTGCTTGCCAGTGAGGCTGCTATTGTCGATGTGGCTGTACCGGCACGTGAGAATCTGGCCATCGCTCGCCAGGTGGCAGCTAGCGGTAAGGCTCTGCTCTTGCAGAAACCACTCGCTGAGGATCTGGCTACGGCCCGCGCTATTCTAGCCTGTGTTGAAGAGGCCGGGATCGTGGCAGCGGTCAATCAGCAAGCTCGCTGGATGCCTGCGGCTCTGGCCATTCGCTCGCTGATGCGCTTGGGCCTGCTCGGTACGGTCTATCAGATCTCGTTTTTGATCAATGTCGAGACTCCCTGGCACCTCTGGCCCTGGATTCTGGAGGGACCCACCGTCGAGGTAATGTATCATTCGATCCACTATCTGGATACCATTCGGAGCCTGGTCCAACAGGAGCCGCGCCTGCTCTTCGCCGACGGCACTACTCTGCCAGGCTATGCGAGCAATGGGGAGACGCGCACGCTTCTTCATCTGATCTTCGATGGCCATCTGCGCGCAACAGTGCTGGATAACCATCATAATAGCGGGGGACTGGAGGATCAATATGCAACGCTGCGCGTTGAGGGAACAGAGGGAACAGCGGTAGCCGAGCTGGGTCTCTTGAAACATTATCCAACAGGAGTGCCCGACCATTTTCGCTACCGCAGCTCCCATATATATGGAGGCGCCTGGATTAGTCCCCGCTTACCAGGCTCCTGGTTCCCGGATGCCTTCATCGGTACGATGGCTAGTGTGATGCGCGGCCTGGAGGGCGAGCCTGGCGCCCCCGAAACGTCAATACGCGATAATGTGCGTACACTGCAGCTGGTGATGGCCGCTTATGCGTCAATGCGACAACGTTGCCCTATTGATCCGGCAACTCTCTAG
- a CDS encoding LacI family DNA-binding transcriptional regulator, with amino-acid sequence MSTSPADQNTTLKEISRRLGISPSTVSRALSGQDLKRPQARQRAEEIRRLAAELGYAPNSIARSLKTNQRRLIGLIIPDIMNDYYATAATLVQETLAEEDYRVMLCVTNDDPRTEAMQMRVLREERVAGIIRVPAPQDPAVKMAPLRASPIPVVELVRRSSSHQFDAVLLDDVQAGFQGTAHLLELGHREIAIVLGPLSVETARQRLEGYRLAFERAQVPVNEALICSGPYRREVAYSVTLALLDRPHRPTAIIATSNELVIGTLQALAERGMRVPEEISLVGFGNADWFTLLRPSLTTVALPIRQMAVVAAHTLLARIRALHDPTAVEQIEAAPVVSRYATQLIVRQSTQPPAHGSSIRTDECL; translated from the coding sequence ATGAGTACCTCACCTGCTGACCAGAACACTACGTTGAAGGAGATCTCACGACGGTTGGGAATCTCCCCTTCAACCGTTTCGCGCGCCCTTAGCGGACAGGACTTGAAGCGGCCACAAGCGCGTCAGCGCGCCGAGGAGATTCGCCGCCTGGCTGCCGAGTTGGGCTATGCCCCTAACAGCATCGCCCGCAGCTTGAAGACCAACCAGCGGCGGCTGATCGGGCTGATCATTCCCGATATTATGAATGACTACTATGCTACAGCGGCGACGCTGGTCCAGGAAACTCTAGCTGAGGAGGATTATCGGGTGATGCTCTGTGTCACTAACGATGATCCTCGCACCGAAGCCATGCAGATGCGCGTCTTGCGAGAGGAGCGCGTTGCTGGGATTATCCGCGTTCCAGCTCCGCAAGACCCTGCTGTGAAAATGGCCCCGCTACGAGCCTCCCCTATTCCAGTAGTAGAGTTGGTGCGCCGCAGCTCTTCCCACCAGTTCGACGCTGTCCTGCTGGATGATGTGCAGGCCGGTTTTCAGGGAACTGCACATCTACTGGAGCTTGGTCATCGCGAGATTGCTATTGTGCTCGGCCCTTTGAGCGTGGAGACGGCGCGTCAGCGTCTTGAAGGTTATCGACTAGCCTTTGAGCGCGCGCAGGTGCCAGTCAATGAGGCCCTGATCTGTTCTGGCCCCTACCGGCGCGAGGTCGCCTACAGTGTGACGCTGGCACTCCTTGACCGGCCTCACCGCCCTACGGCTATTATCGCGACCAGCAACGAGCTGGTCATTGGTACTTTGCAGGCGCTGGCAGAGCGCGGGATGCGCGTCCCCGAAGAGATCTCGCTTGTTGGCTTCGGTAACGCCGACTGGTTCACTCTGCTCCGCCCTTCGCTCACTACTGTGGCGCTGCCGATCAGGCAGATGGCCGTAGTGGCAGCTCATACGCTGTTGGCGCGCATTCGTGCCCTGCACGATCCCACCGCGGTGGAACAGATTGAGGCTGCGCCGGTGGTCTCACGCTACGCTACCCAGCTGATCGTTCGTCAATCTACGCAGCCACCGGCTCACGGTTCGTCGATCCGCACCGATGAGTGTCTTTGA
- a CDS encoding sugar ABC transporter substrate-binding protein has product MKNKRLSTAILLVLVLLLTACGNSQGQGGGGTKLVIGESNLGLSYPFPAAIARGIKKRAAQLGVQVIELDAQGSADKQSNDVQDLIARNPNGILLLPLDAGLAQQLVDRIYAAHIPVIAVASAVGKDRPLKDVYPKLTALITQDEIKAGAQAAQIALKAFPQGAKVAIIEGQAGFAEVQEREQDFKSILSQQGKFTFIASQPGDWLPDKGQAACANILQAHPDIDLFYAESDDMAVGCAKAVTAAHSHAQVIGIGGSHLGIQAVKEGQMLGTVCYKPETMGELALQAIYDQLAGKQHYSHTFLTYDIPPITKDNVDQCVPQW; this is encoded by the coding sequence ATGAAGAACAAGCGACTATCGACGGCGATCCTCCTCGTGCTGGTTCTGCTTCTAACGGCCTGTGGCAATAGTCAAGGCCAGGGTGGAGGTGGCACCAAGCTTGTCATCGGCGAATCGAATCTTGGGCTGAGCTATCCTTTCCCGGCAGCGATTGCGCGTGGCATTAAAAAGCGGGCGGCTCAGCTGGGTGTGCAAGTGATCGAGCTGGACGCGCAAGGAAGCGCTGACAAACAGAGCAACGATGTACAGGATCTGATAGCGCGCAACCCCAACGGTATCCTGCTCTTGCCGCTTGACGCGGGGCTGGCCCAACAGCTGGTGGATCGTATTTACGCGGCCCATATTCCGGTCATTGCTGTGGCCTCGGCGGTCGGGAAAGATCGACCGCTCAAAGATGTTTATCCAAAGCTTACGGCCCTCATTACGCAGGATGAGATCAAGGCTGGGGCCCAGGCTGCCCAGATTGCCCTCAAAGCTTTTCCCCAGGGAGCCAAGGTTGCGATCATCGAAGGGCAGGCTGGCTTTGCAGAGGTCCAGGAGCGCGAGCAAGATTTCAAAAGTATCCTGAGCCAGCAGGGCAAATTTACGTTTATAGCCAGCCAGCCTGGTGACTGGCTTCCTGATAAAGGGCAAGCTGCTTGTGCAAACATCCTCCAGGCTCATCCTGATATCGACCTGTTCTATGCTGAATCGGACGACATGGCGGTCGGTTGTGCTAAAGCAGTAACGGCTGCCCACTCGCACGCGCAGGTGATCGGTATTGGGGGATCACATCTCGGCATCCAGGCTGTCAAAGAGGGGCAGATGCTGGGTACGGTCTGCTACAAGCCGGAGACGATGGGTGAGCTGGCCTTGCAAGCGATTTACGATCAGCTGGCGGGGAAGCAGCATTATAGCCACACGTTTCTGACCTATGACATTCCCCCGATTACCAAGGACAACGTTGATCAGTGTGTTCCCCAGTGGTGA